CGCTGGCGCGCAGCGAGGCGTCGTCCTTGAAGACGGTCAGCCCCCGGGCGAGCAAGGCCCGGTGCAGCAGGTCCGCCTGCGCCAGGTGGGTGGCGCGGTGGTAGCTGATGAAGACCTCGGGCCGCTGCGGCTCTCCCATGAACTTCCCTTCGGTTTTCGGGGGCATTCTGCCGAATCCTATTGCTTCGACCGGGATCTACAGATGTCGACTGCATGCGCAGACTTTGTCTGCGAAGACGCCCAACCCCTGTCCCTTCTCGGTTCAAACAGCAAGCAACATCCCCTTCTCGACCCGATCGTCGGCATCGCTCATTGCCTACACCGCCTCAGGGGCGGCCTGTTCCTGCGGTTGGTGGTGAGGCGTACCCCGGTAGCAGACGTAGATCTCGCACAACCATTTGAGGGAAGTCCGCGGCTCTTGCGCCTACTGCCGGCCACCCGCCATCACCACCAATCTCCACCAGTTGCCCACTGTGTTCGTTCGCCAGCCAGGCCGCCAGAGTGTGTGGGCACCAAAAATTCAATACTCGACGTGAACCCGGTGCATCGCTGCCCAACTCTTCAATGCGCGACCGTTGGTCGCCCGGCATCAGCAACCCTCGGGCAGCAGCGCGAAGTTATTGCAGTGCCATCCATCATAATGGTGCGACTCCCTGAATCGGTCGAAATTCATGTAACTTCATCCTCTATCAATTTGGGTACATCGCTCGAGATATAGCACCAAAGGACCCAGTCACAATATCTTCATCCTTCATTTCTATGACTCCCACAAGATATTCTCGCACCGGATTGAGAGCCTGATCTGATTCGGACTTCAGATCAGTCGTGGCTTGCTGGGCTGCACCACGCAACATATTACCAAGATGGGCTGTTTGATAGGTGCTCGCCTTGCTTTTCAGAGAAAGGATGCCTCGCTCTCCATTTCTTAGGAATTCCCCAGATATTCGTTCTTCAACTGCTGCCAGCTTTCCCAGGACATCGATCACCTTTGAACGCGCAGCAGGAACATGAGAGACGATATCAACGTAAGCGGTTGCGATCTGCTCGTCCAACAGCTGCTTGTTGACTCGGGACTTTGCAGCGTTGATATCCCTCCAGAATCGATCTCGCGTAGCGACAACGTCATACTTTTTCGCCAGGTCCTCGCTTAGCTCAACAAATACGGGCTGCAGATCTTGGTACATTGAAAGTTGTACTGCTTGCCACCGATCCAACTTCACGATCACGGAGGCCGCAGCTGTTCTGACCTTGTTGGCTCCTGATTAGGCATGAACCTCAGCCGATCTGATCTGGGCTTGGGTGCGTGGGGCGGCGCAGGCGGCGGTGCGCAGCAACTTGCCGACCAGGGCAAACAGATCGAAGCGGCGGTTGAAGCGGTAGGAAAACGCGCCGAGATATTGGTGGGCGTACTTGCCGAACTTGAAGGCCTTGTGCGCGCCGCCGATGGCCGTCTTCAGGTTGGCCAGCACCGTGTTGACCCAGTGGAACTTGGGCATCTGCGCGGGCTTGCGACCACCCACGACGATGTACGAATGCGCGCAGTGCGCCTTGATCACACCGGCAAAGCAGGCCAGCCCGTCGCTGAGCACGCTGCTGCCGGGGCGCAAGTTCTTGGTCGCCCACTCGGTCACAGCCTCGGCGGTGAACCCCGGCAGCGGCGAGAGCTTCGCGTACACCGGATGACCCGCGGCATTGAGCGACACCGCTGCGATCATCGGCTGCTTGTTGGGCGAGCCTCGCCCGGCCTGGCCCGGCAACTGCGGGCGTTCGCCGCCGAGGTAGGCGTCGTCGAGCAGAACCTGGCCGCGCAACGGAAACTGGGCATCGCGCTCGGCCATGGCCAGCATGACCTTGTGGTTCAACAGCCAGGCAGTGCGGTAGCTCACCCCGAGCTGGCGTTTGAGCGCCAGCGCCGCCAGCCCGGTCTTGGCCTGGCTGATCAGGTAGATGGCCAGGAACCACAGGCGCAGCGGCAGCTTCGAGCTGTCCATGAGCGTGCCTGCTGTCAGCGAGCATTGATGGCGGCAACTGCGGCACTGAAACAGCGAGCGGCCCTCGTGTTGCACCCGATAGTGGTCGCGCCCCTGGCAACGCGGGCAGACGAAGCCCTCGGGCCAGCGCCAGTGCTCAAGGGCAGCTGCGCACTGCGACTCCTCGCCGTACAAGGCCAAGAACTCGATCAGGGACATGCCGTGCTGGAACTGGATTCGGTTGATCGCCATGGCCGCACTCCTTCAAGGTCGTGCAGCCACTCTATGGTCTCACTGGCTCACCAGATGAGCCTGGCTGAGGTTCATGCCTAATCAGGTGTTGGCTTGATCGGTGACACGCACGGCCCGGTCTTTCGACAAGGACAAGACGAGCGCGACCACAGACAAAAGAACCGTGAGCGACGAAAGAATATCGCCGGCTTTGATCGTACGATCAAACTGAAGTAGCATGAAAGGAGTCCTTCAAAGACGTTCTGCTCCAAAAATTATATAAGGTACCCGACTCAGTAGAGCCGCAGCAGGAGTATGGCTGAAGGCGCACCGTGCTCGCTGGCGCCCTTTGAATCCGATCGCGGCCATTCAATCAATATGCGCCTTATTCCAGGAATTCACCGGCAGAAAGTTCAAGAATCCAATCTTGATGCTTCCCCGGCTCCCATTTCCCGCACTGGTTTCAGCGAGTTCGGAGTTCGGCAAGGTAAAGACACACCGCCTACCTCCCCGCCTGGATCAACGCCAGCCCGTTGCCGGCAGGCACGTAGTCGTACAGCTTCGGCGTCTGCAACCGCGGTTTGGCGGCCGGCTTGGCCACACCGCGGGCGCCCTCACCCTCCACCATCACCTTGAGCGAGCCGCTGGCCAGCTCGGCCTGCAGCTCCGGCACCCGCACGGTGGGGTAACGCAGCCATTCGAGCAGGTCGACCCGACCGTCGTTGGGGCGCACGTCGGCCCGGTTGGCCACCAGGCCCTCCTTCACCAGGGCGTAGGTCAACAGGCCGCTGCTGACCTTGCGGTGCTCCAGCGCGGTGTCTTCCGCCTGGGTGGCGGCCAGGATGCGGAT
The Sphaerotilus microaerophilus DNA segment above includes these coding regions:
- a CDS encoding IS1595 family transposase codes for the protein MAINRIQFQHGMSLIEFLALYGEESQCAAALEHWRWPEGFVCPRCQGRDHYRVQHEGRSLFQCRSCRHQCSLTAGTLMDSSKLPLRLWFLAIYLISQAKTGLAALALKRQLGVSYRTAWLLNHKVMLAMAERDAQFPLRGQVLLDDAYLGGERPQLPGQAGRGSPNKQPMIAAVSLNAAGHPVYAKLSPLPGFTAEAVTEWATKNLRPGSSVLSDGLACFAGVIKAHCAHSYIVVGGRKPAQMPKFHWVNTVLANLKTAIGGAHKAFKFGKYAHQYLGAFSYRFNRRFDLFALVGKLLRTAACAAPRTQAQIRSAEVHA